The Salvelinus fontinalis isolate EN_2023a chromosome 9, ASM2944872v1, whole genome shotgun sequence genome has a window encoding:
- the smc1b gene encoding structural maintenance of chromosomes protein 1B, whose translation MGFLKQLDVDNFKSWRGKQVIGPFKRFNCIIGTNGSGKSNVMDALSFVMGERAATLRVKHTRDLIHGAHIGRPVSTTASVAMRYCDDNGEELNFCRSISGDSSEYRINGRQITLAKYTEELEKIGIVTKARNCLVFQGAVESIAMKNPKERTKMFERISQSLELSDDYDRKKEALQKAKEDTQFHFNKKRTATAEKKQVSSEKVEAQKYQELVDDLNQGRLQLNLFQLYHNQQGLSALSKTLRKRQEAVAGQKTGLDGWEQSVKAQKKEHGRFTRELQQIEKEIRGQEQTLSLRRSQYIKAKVNTAHHLKKVDDTRGALEKGQRMGAKKEEELAEFHQELQELERAWRDYERHAQEKLTDRGADIQLEEEQLERYKELKELARKQGALLAQQAEKMHWEVKADHQKIEFDQRRKKEVEVSIKHNQTQLGDFTRRGDKLEEYTNTCKRTLEESRQQEEVLSAELQRGRVRGEEVNQELGEVLGELQNARLDSQESKRQQQRNEVLENLRRLYPDTLFGRLVDLCSPIHKKYQLAVTKVFGRYMNAIVVSSEKVARDCIRFVKEERAEPETFLPIDYLDVSPLNERLRGVRGAKMMVDVVQCSPTAPQLKKVIQFVCGNALVCETLKEARAIAFDGPERLKTVALDGTMFSKSGVISGGSSHLRSKARRWDEKDMTKLKELKEQLTAELRGLVKLKRKEPELKQIQSQAHGVQTRLKYSHTELDTLRKKSIPNCHAEMSRLEAELANMESQLEMQKENMEVKELEMKKLQDRINQMEDVVFSDFCTEIGVANIREYEQEHLKQQQDVDRKRLEFESQRTCLKAQLEYEQGQLEQQRKKMKKLEETIAKEQSRVEEQKQEEEKLLVVMEESQSKVLNLKNHLLGKKTQATDSKAQVDQTMKSLQECSREQVKLQREVISAETALEQLRIWKHNLLLGCKIQGLPITLLSGSLDEISEVQLDSESLTESTCTTMDIYEREALMVIDYSGLGTELKDLAGEEVDPQVERLKETVSSLEGVLQRSTAPNLKALEKMREVKDKFQGVVDAFDVSTKAARRSNQEFEQVKAKRFRLFSQCFEHVSVVIDQIYKQLCRNTSAQAILSAENPDEPYLDGINYNCIAPGKRFMAMDNLSGGEKAIAALALVFAIHSFRPAPFFVLDEVDAALDNTNIGKVTSFIREQSRESLQIIVISLKEEFYSRADALLGVYPEFNECMFSRMLTLDLSPYPLNEENGTEREKEM comes from the exons ATGGGTTTTCTAAAGCAGTTGGATGTGGATAATTTTAAGTCATGGCGAGGGAAGCAAGTAATTGGACCTTTTAAAAGGTTTAACTGTATTATTGGCACAAATGGATCCG GTAAGTCGAACGTGATGGATGCCCTGAGCTTCGTGATGGGGGAACGGGCAGCGACTCTCCGCGTGAAGCACACCAGGGACCTCATCCACGGAGCCCACATTGGCAGGCCGGTGTCCACCACAGCCAGCGTCGCCATGCGCTACTGCGACGACAACGGAGAGGAGCTCAACTTCTGTAGGAGCATATCGG GGGACTCCTCTGAGTATCGCATCAATGGCAGACAAATCACCCTTGCCAAGTACACAGAGGAACTGGAGAAGATAGGCATTGTGACTAAAGCTAGAAACTGTCTGGTATTCCAG GGGGCGGTGGAGTCCATCGCCATGAAGAACCCCAAGGAGCGGACCAAGATGTTTGAGCGCATCAGCCAGTCTCTGGAGCTGTCTGATGACTATGACAGGAAGAAGGAGGCTCTGCAGAAGGCTAAAGAAGACACGCAGTTCCACTTCAACAAGAAGAGGACAGCCACCGCAGAGAAGAAGCAGGTCTCCTCAGAGAAAGTGGAG GCCCAGAAGTACCAGGAGTTGGTGGATGACCTGAACCAGGGGAGGCTGCAGCTTAACCTGTTCCAGCTGTACCACAACCAGCAGGGCCTGAGTGCCCTGTCAAAGACCCTGAGGAAGAGACAGGAAGCTGTGGCCGGTCAGAAGACAGGACTGGATGGGTGGGAGCAGAGCGTCAAGGCCCAGAAAAAAGAACATGGACGCTTTACCAGAGAGCTGCAGCAGATTGAGAAGGAGATCCG tggGCAGGAGCAGACACTGTCCCTGCGTCGGTCCCAGTACATCAAGGCCAAGGTGAATACGGCCCACCACCTAAAGAAGGTAGATGATACCCGTGGAGCCCTGGAGAAGGGCCAGAGGATGGGGGCCAAGAAAGAGGAGGAGCTGGCTGAGTTCCATCAGGAGCTCCAGGAGCTGGAGAGGGCCTGGAGGGACTATGAGAGACATGCCCAGGAGAAGTTGACCGACCGGGGGGCTGACATACagctggaggaggaacag ttggaGCGCTATAAGGAGCTGAAGGAGCTGGCCAGGAAGCAGGGGGCCCTCCTGGCCCAGCAGGCTGAGAAGATGCACTGGGAGGTCAAGGCTGACCATCAGAAAATCGAGTTTGACCAGCGGAGGAAGAAAGAAGTGGAG GTAAGCATTAAGCACAACCAGACTCAGCTGGGGGACTTCACCAGGAGAGGAGATAAACTGGAGGAGTACACCAACACCTGCAA GAGAACTCTGGAGGAGTCTCGTCAGCAGGAGGAGGTGCTGTCTGCGGAactgcagagagggagggtgaggggggaggaggtgaacCAGGAGTTAGGGGAGGTACTGGGAGAGCTGCAGAATGCCAGGCTGGACAGCCAGGAGAGTAAGAGGCAGCAGCAACGCAACGAGGTCCTGGAAAACCTCCGCAGACTCTACCCTGACACACTG TTTGGTCGTCTGGTGGACCTGTGCAGCCCCATCCATAAGAAGTACCAGCTGGCCGTCACCAAGGTGTTTGGACGCTACATGAACGCCATAGTAGTGTCGTCAGAGAAGGTGGCTCGGGACTGCATCCGCTTTGTCAAAGAGGAGAGGGCCGAACCAGAAACCTTCTTACCCATAGATTACCTGGAC GTGAGCCCTCTGAATGAGCGACTGCGTGGGGTGCGTGGAGCTAAGATGATGGTGGACGTGGTGCAGTGTTCCCCTACCGCTCCTCAGCTGAAGAAAGTCATCCAGTTTGTGTGTGGCAACGCTCTGGTCTGTGAGACACTCAAAGAGGCCAGAGCCATCGCCTTCGACGGGCCTGAGCGACTCAAG ACGGTGGCTCTGGACGGTACCATGTTCTCCAAGTCAGGGGTGATCTCTGGGGGCTCCAGCCACCTGCGGAGCAAGGCTCGGCGCTGGGACGAGAAGGACATGACCAAGCTGAAGGAGCTCAAAGAACAGCTGACTGCAGAGCTACGT GGTCTGGTGAAGCTGAAGCGTAAGGAGCCTGAGCTGAAACAGATCCAGTCTCAGGCTCACGGGGTTCAGACCCGTCTGAAGTACTCCCACACTGAACTGGACACCCTCCGCAAGAAGAGTATTCCCAACTGCCACGCG GAGATGTCTCGCCTGGAGGCTGAGCTGGCCAACATGGAGTCTCAGCTGGAGATGCAGAAAGAGAACATGGAGGTCAAGGAGCTGGAGATGAAGAAGCTCCAAGATAGGATCAACCAG ATGGAGGACGTGGTGTTCTCAGACTTCTGTACTGAGATAGGAGTGGCGAACATCAGGGAGTATGAACAGGAGCATCTCAAACAGCAGCAGGATGTAGACAGGAAACG GTTGGAGTTTGAGTCTCAGCGGACCTGTCTGAAGGCCCAGTTGGAGTATGAACAGGGTCAGCTGGAGCAGCAGAGGAAGAAGATGAAGAAACTAGAGGAGACCATCGCCAAGGAGCAGAGCAGAGTGGAAGAACAGAAGCAG GAGGAGGAGAagctgctggtggtgatggaagAGAGTCAATCTAAAGTGTTAAATCTGAAGAATCATCTGCTGGGGAAGAAGACCCAGGCTACTGACTCTAAGGCCCAGGTGGACCAAACGATGAAGAGCCTTCAGGAGTGCTCCAG AGAGCAGGTGAAGCTGCAGAGGGAGGTTATCTCAGCTGAGACAGCCCTGGAGCAGTTGAGGATCTGGAAACACAACCTGCTGCTAGGTTGTAAGATCCAGGGCCTGCCCATCACGCTGCTGTCTGGCAGCTTGGACGAGATCAGTGAGGTGCAG CTGGACTCAGAGTCACTCACAGAAAGCACCTGCACCACTATGGACATCTACGAGAGAGAGGCGCTGATGGTCATCGACTACTCTGGCCTGGGAACTGAGCTGAAG GATCTTGCAGGGGAGGAGGTGGACCCCCAGGTAGAGCGTCTTAAGGAGACAGTATCCTCTCTAGAGGGGGTCCTACAGCGCTCCACAGCCCCCAACCTTAAAGCCCTGGAGAAAATGAGGGAGGTCAAGGACAAATTCCAGGGGGTGGTGGACG CGTTTGATGTCAGCACCAAGGCAGCCAGAAGGAGTAACCAGGAGTTTGAGCAGGTTAAAGCCAAACGCTTCAGACTCTTCAGTCAGTGCTTTGAACACGTCTCTGTCGTCATCGACCAGATCTACAAACAACTGTGCAGGAACACCAGCGCTCAG GCCATTCTGAGTGCTGAGAACCCAGATGAGCCCTACCTGGATGGCATCAATTACAACTGTATTGCTCCTGGGAAACGCTTCATGGCCATGGACaacctgtctggaggagagaaggCCATCGCTGCCCTGGCTCTGGTGTTCGCAATacacag CTTCCGTCCCGCTCCGTTCTTTGTCCTGGATGAGGTTGATGCAGCCCTGGacaacaccaatattggcaaa GTGACCAGCTTTATCAGGGAGCAGTCGAGAGAGAGCCTCCAGATCATCGTCATCTCTCTAAAGGAGGAGTTCTACTCTAGAGCTGACGCTCTGCTGGGGGTCTACCCTGAG tTTAACGAGTGCATGTTCAGCCGCATGCTGACGCTGGACCTAAGTCCCTATCCTCTAAACGAAGAgaacggaacagagagagagaaggagatgtaa